A part of Rhinatrema bivittatum chromosome 16, aRhiBiv1.1, whole genome shotgun sequence genomic DNA contains:
- the LOC115077383 gene encoding olfactory receptor 6M1-like has translation MEITSDLRFGNKSRVTEFILLGFGFPASSELQMLSFIVLFLMYVLTLTGNTLIIALIYIDSHLHTPMYFFLSNLSFMEIGFVTCIVPRMLLGTLSERKSIPIAACFAQAYFYYFLGAAEFILLAVMSCDRYVAICRPLHYETIMSGRVCLWLILICWGGSLLLITFPAIFIMQLSFCGPNIMDHFFCDTAPLMEIACSDTQTLKLVIFILSTFLFLSSLFITLFSYLCIISTILRMPSTGRSQKAFSTCASHLTVVILSCGSCIFMYVIPHNNSIGLNKMVAVLNTVVTPLLNPFIYTLRNEKVKQIMKDTFGNTLRCPTQKT, from the coding sequence ATGGAAATAACATCAGACCTGCGATTTGGAAATAAAAGTAGAGTGACAGAATTCATTTTATTGGGATTTGGGTTTCCTGCCAGTTCTGAGCTTCAGATGCTGTCCTTCATTGTCCTTTTCCTGATGTACGTATTAACCCTGACTGGGAACACTTTGATCATCGCCTTGATATACATCGATTCCCACCTTCACAcgcccatgtacttcttcctcagcaaTTTATCTTTCATGGAGATTGGGTTTGTCACCTGTATTGTCCCCAGGATGCTGCTAGGCACCTTGTCAGAGAGGAAATCCATTCCCATTGCTGCTTGCTTTGCACAAGCCTATTTTTATTACTTCCTGGGAGCAGCAGAGTTTATTCTCCTGGCAGTCATGTCCTGTGATCGCTATGTGGCGATCTGCCGTCCCCTGCACTATGAGACCATCATGAGCGGTAGAGTTTGCCTATGGCTTATCCTCATCTGTTGGGGAGGCTCTTTGCTGCTGATTACGTTTCCTGCCATTTTTATCATGCAGCTATCATTCTGTGGTCCTAATATCATGgatcatttcttctgtgacacGGCGCCTTTGATGGAGATTGCTTGTTCTGATACCCAAACTCTTAAATTGGTTATTTTTATCCTTTCCACGTTTTTATTCTTAAGTTCTTTGTTTATTACTCTGTTTTCCTATCTGTGcatcatctccaccatcctgCGTATGCCATCCACTGGGAGGAGCCAgaaagccttctccacctgtgCCTCCCATCTCACTGTTGTTATATTGAGCTGTGGAAGTTGCATTTTCATGTATGTGATACCCCACAATAACTCAATAGGTCTAAACAAAATGGTGGCAGTCTTAAATACTGTGGTAACCCCATTACTAAACCCCTTCATTTATACTCTAAGAAATGAGAAAGTTAAACAGATCATGAAAGACACATTTGGTAATACACTGAGGTGTCCTACCCAGAAGACTTGA
- the LOC115077384 gene encoding olfactory receptor 6B1-like has translation MDLANHTEVTVLLLLGFPSPRKLEVLLFMVFAVVYALTLLANFLIILTVAVNWRLHKPMYFFISNLAFLEVWYTTVVTPNMLAGLLMHSKSIFVTSCIIQLYFFFSLGTTECLLLGGMAFDRYLAICNPLRYAVIMNGGTCWKLVITCWMVGFLTMLLPVTLMFRLSFCGSNVLNHFFCDADPLLRLSCTDTKIIEMINFLLAVTVAISSFSLTIVSYFCIILTILSISSATGRQKAFSTCASHLLIVSIFYVTVSVMYVRPSVRYSLDMNKLIAVWYVIVTPLLNPFIYTLRNREVKDAIRHMLTGKTYCRFQWA, from the coding sequence ATGGACCTCGCCAACCACACAGAAGTGACAGTACTCCTACTGCTTGGATTTCCCAGTCCTCGGAAACTGGAGGTTCTGCTGTTTATGGTTTTTGCCGTGGTCTATGCCTTGACTCTATTGGCCAACTTTCTCATCATTCTGACAGTAGCAGTGAACTGGCGTCTACACAAGCCCATGTACTTCTTCATCAGTAATTTGGCATTCTTAGAAGTATGGTACACAACAGTGGTTACACCCAATATGCTGGCAGGCCTTCTCATGCATAGTAAATCCATTTTTGTCACCAGCTGCATTATTcaattgtattttttcttttctctggggACTACAGAATGTCTCCTTCTAGGTGGCATGGCTTTTGATCGGTACCTGGCTATATGCAATCCCTTGCGTTATGCAGTGATCATGAATGGTGGAACCTGCTGGAAATTAGTCATCACCTGCTGGATGGTGGGCTTTCTAACTATGCTATTACCAGTAACGTTGATGTTCAGGCTATCCTTCTGTGGTTCCAATGTTCTAAATCACTTCTTCTGTGATGCTGACCCCTTGCTAAGACTCTCTTGTACTGATACAAAGATAATTGAGATGATAAACTTTCTCTTAGCAGTAACAGTAGCGATAAGCTCATTTAGCCTGACTATAGTGTCATACTTCTGCATCATTTTAACAATACTAAGCATCTCCTCTGCCACAGGAAGGcaaaaggccttctccacctgcgcCTCCCATCTCCTGATAGTCAGTATATTTTATGTGACAGTTAGTGTCATGTATGTCAGGCCATCTGTGCGCTATTCACTAGATATGAATAAGTTGATAGCTGTCTGGTATGTGATTGTCACTCCATTGTTAAATCCTTTCATATACACACTACGAAACAGAGAAGTTAAGGATGCCATAAGGCATATGTTGACTGGGAAAACATATTGCAGGTTTCAGTGGGCTTGA